The Mytilus galloprovincialis chromosome 11, xbMytGall1.hap1.1, whole genome shotgun sequence genome contains the following window.
ATGATTGATTCTGATCGGTTGCATTATGATGCGGCTGAAATGCAGTAACAGCTACTGTCTTaaatcactggtggtaagcggatgatCGTAACTTAACTTAAAGTTACGACAGTCcgaaaatgggagacaactctagggataagtttttcttttccgattttcgtgcagtaaaatgttcatttgagccaaaccgcttgtctcatatacaCTTATCGTGAATGCGTTGATATTGAAGCCAGTGTTAATTGAGATGAAGAAATACCTACTTTTCTCGTCCAGGATAAGAaatcaaatgccggaaaattaactatgtgtatttcagttccgATCAATTCATTAATTCATgataattttatcattatatgCATATATTTCACAGATACATTCAATATTGAAATAGCAATTCTAAAAACGTTATTTGCTTTGTAACTTTGTAACTCTACAATTTACACGATTTGCTTTGCTAAACAATGTTCCTTACTACAAACATGCGTGTATAACGCACTCTTAAAAGCATCCATTTAACGgagtggctatttgtccggctagccggacgaatagtgccagggctatttgtccggccattaCAATGCGCATGTCATATGATGTGCGTTCGGAAGtgcgtgtaatattatcttcagcGTGTAATTCGATCACTGATTACCAATTTCAAGATCATGGCTGGAAATGGCGATAtcaatatttgtgataaattttgcagtttttgataTTTGCAAATGGAACAGGATAGTATATGTTCTTCATATAATGACATAATCTTGTAAAAGggactaaaaaaaattaaatcacaaactGAAAGAAAATGGGAAATAAAGATAATTGATCGGAGAACTATAGTTTTACAAAGTTATTCGACTCCGTCGCTATAGCTGTGTAAATGGTGGAAAATATGTTCAAAGCAACTTCGCGAAGAGTAGTTGAGAAAGGCTTTTACAATTGCATGTCTAACTGAATAAAATTTAGCTTACTTATATTCCGAAAATGCCGGAATCTTGAAAGTAGCCCTCGAAGTGATATATAGGGGGGGATTGAGGTTACAACTGACTTGAAGTGCATGGGGATATTGGATATAGGATTATAACAAGTGGGGTAATGAAATACACGGGACAATAAAGATGggatcagaagaaaaaaaaagaaaagaggaaTTTGGGAAAAGGAGCACACCGTGTCACCCCGACCCCCTcacgtaaataaaataaaatcccaCCCAGAATTTCTGAATAAGATTTTAACAGTGTCGTTTACTTTTTGGGGGATTGGGGTGGGGGCATTATAGAAAAAATATCCCACCTCtcactcaaaatatggataactCTATGTCAAGGGATCTATAATTCTCTTTGATAGCTACCGagacaaaataattttgtaactttttcaGCTAGACAAAATCCTTTACGTTAACTTAAAATGCACGAGTCAAACACGTCCCAAGTTTGTTTTACAAACGATTTCTTCTCTCTtcttatgtaattttttttcttatattattttattattcgtTATCCACATTGGACTATATACAGTatgaataaaacaacaattaacaATTTCAATTACCAGTATCAAGATTAGGCCAATACAATATAAAGATTACAAACATTTGCTACCCCCTGGTGCtgctgaagataatattacacgcacacacaaatagtgacatgcgcattgtattggccggacaaatagtcctggtactattcgtccggctagccggacaaatagcaactgcctccaatcaataaatataaaataccCCATTTCCAATACTAATTCAACAACCACTTGCACACACATTACCTtaattaagggagttcgcttctcaaaTTTCGAAATAATaagcttttcaaaacactagtttatattaatagggaattaataaaggaatcaaaagagcaaacaCATATATTGGTAAATGTACTTGTTTTctagatattagccattgaaattttggcaggaaaatgttctcgtgacttttcatagctttatcattgacaagttctcaaaaattattaaaaaataattaaaattttataagacattTACAGATGGCTtctcattatacatgtaaaaaacttatatgaagaaaaataggggtcaataggtattttttttagacattcaaatggataaaaccagaggattccgaaaatctgacaaaaaaatccaaaacataacAAGCGAGCGAAGCAGTCcatagctttttagaaagctcaaaCTTGTACTACTTACTTTGGCTCTTTTTACGACAGGCACACTCAGGGCATCCATTGGCCCCCAAAATATATCCATCGTGACAGAAAAGATTGCAGTGTTCAGGATCTCTCTTACAGACTGAAAAAGGTAGTTTGAAAAGAATTCTTATTGAAAAGTTTGAAAATAATtcttattgaaaataattcttatAGAAAAaggtagtttgaaaataattcCTACTGAAAATAGTTGTTTTTTGCTAGCCAGAAGTAATTGACAAATCTTTTATCTGCAGTGTCTAAATTCCAAACTCTGAATTTTACACAAATCGTTTTGTTTGGTAACCTCTTTTTACGTCCGAATCATTTTTAAGCTATAGTTTTAATCCACGCCACGAACAATAAGAAACGTTTTAATCCCCGATGATTGTTTTACTTTACCCACCTCAATTGGtcaattataaaatttatgattaaAATACAGTTAAACCTGCTTAATGAGATTACCTGTTTTAAGCAAAAACCCGTGTTAAAAAGACTACCTGTATTCAAAGACAACTTTTTTGTTCTTCCTTCAGTGATTTTTTAAAACAGGTTTGACTGTAAATTGATTAGCTAAACATAGTTTTGtgaaaggaaattgggaatgtgtcatgCAAAGTaaataacccgaccaaagagcagaaaacagccgaaggctaccaatggttcttcaatgcaacgagaaaataTATATTACTTACGACACATATTTCCGCATTTATCAGTGGAACAACAGTACATGTTTTTTGGACACGCCTCGTTTTCACATCCTTGTACAATTGCGCAGTCCAAAAAGGATTCTGGGAATCCCATGCATTTGTCAACTTCTACAAAAGTTAAAATATGCAAAGAATCAGAATGTGTCTATATTACACGGATGCCCgactagcactatcattttctaatctatgttcattggaccgtgaaattggggtaaaaaatctaatgcTGCATTGaaatcagaaaaattatataatagGGAACATGTAGTTGATTTGGACtaaaatcaaaaactaccttgaccataaataaaggcaacagtagtataccgctgttcaaaactcataaatcaaaacaaaatcggggtaacaaactaaaactgagggaaacgtaacCCAAAGACGACGCGAAAAGATAATTATGGCGGGAATGAAGTAAACTAAAGCAAAGGCAGTTTTTGGTACTTGAAATAACTGTTCAGAAGAAAATGAGCGAAGAAATGAACAGAAATTAATCATTTGTATGCTGAACTTATGGAATCAACTGTATAATTTTGCGgcatttttaatataattttcatataaaaatatgttCATATATTACACTGttcttttatttttgcaaatatcTATTGCAGTGTATGTTTTCCCTCTTGCTTACGAGTAACCTATTCATTATACAAACATGATTTATATGAAAGGACTGATTAATTCACATGTGTGACGTCTGAATACGAGAaaagataaataatatatattacgGTAAGTCATAGGCAAGCCATTTGAATGACTTGTGATGCTTGGTTATCcttttttatactgcactcgttctatttgagcagtcaaaatacgttgactgtatatttctatgccatatacagtcactgacctgatatcacttttcctcatgaatatttaaatagaaattgtcgaaattatatttaattattcatacgacctttTCAACccgttcttgtttccaatgtaaacaacgatgcgtttaacgactcaaacttgtttcttttgccatttttgggaaaacatatttcacttattaatatttttgtgtttgcaacctataaatcattatgttttatgtttattgttgatattttagtctgcaacgaattcgttcaccattgattgcgttgcggtaatgatgtacatttcatcgtgttttatatttctccgtctgtgtgatatgaggcctttttaaagggggattttccccaatatctaaatcaaataaataacattaacacaataaacaacaattgaaaatgtttttgttaaGATTGCactataaagacaataatagtgtattgacttgacatatcaacgatataaggattcggcccgaaacggggaaaatgctcggcacagcctcgcatttccccgtttctaagcctcatccttatatcgttgatatgtcaagtcaatgcactattattgtctattggTACGGGTTGTCTCAATTTCATATCCAATtagtaattaaaataaaaaaaatgtaaaatataaactaATTATTATCTGGAATTCTAATGGGCTAAACGGTTTCCCCATATTATATGACGTCATCATCCTTCAATCATGGCGTCTGGGTCAGAAGACAGCGGTTCGGACATCGACGGAGAAATTTTAACGGATGACGAAGATATGTCCAGTGATGACGATGACTTGCAGTTTTCCGAGGGCGGACGAAGTCCCTGGATTCCTGTTTTTGACCAGCAAAATTATGTAAGAGATCACATCTATGACTTTATCACAGATGGTCCTGTTGGTCCAATCAATAGAAATATCATAAACCCCCAACCTATAGATTATTTTGAAAATCAGTTATCTACTGGTGAAACAAGTTTATTTGAATTGTTAACAAATAACAGATATGCAGCACAATTTTTCCAGTAACACCCTGTTCAGAACCTGCCACCGAACTCAAGAAGCAGACAGTGGATAGATGTTACTTTAGCCGAAATGAGAACATTTATTGGCCTATTGCTTCTCATGGGCATAATACAAAAACCAAGTATAGAATCATATTGGAATACCAACTGTCTTTTAAGTACTCCTAGCTGCATTTGCTTATGCAATGAGTCGTAATAGATTTCAACTAATACTAAAAttcttgtttctatccattggaagacctactatcaacgtatatttacgagaaGGTACCCAACTACTTTTTTTCACCTCTCCGCTTAAAACCCTTATTTCTCTTGTCAATTTAGTCTCAATTTTTTGTTCCATACTCCATTCGATTTATGAAAAGTTGATCTTTCAGATGATATGCATTGTATTTACCCTTCGAGTACCCTTTACTCCCCAGTTCACAAGATTTGTCAATAAATTTTCATGTTATCATTTTAGTCCTACAAAATACAACCGGTAAAAGCAGAAAAATTCAAAACCGCTTGTGATTAGTCGGTTCATAGTTCATAGGGTTATTCACTCTCTAGATTTTACATTAATCATTTGTGACTCTTTAGACTTATCCTTCACTGTTTTATGCAAATAATCTAAAACGGAAGTAGTTGTATTTTGTAGGACTAAAAACGATCACATGAAAATTCATTGACAAATCTTGTGTACTGGGGGTAAGGGGTACTCTAAGGGTAAATACAATGCATATCATCTGAAAGATAAACTTTTTATGAATCGAAGGGTGTATGgaacaaaaaaaatgatagtgAATTGACAGAGAAATAAGGGTTTTAACCGGAGAGGTGAAAAAAAGTAGTTGGGTACCttctcgtaaatatacgttgatagtgggtcttccaatggatagaaacaagtgcctgtgacctCGTACCTTCACAACCCTTACCTCGTTCCTTGAAGAACCCTTACCTCGTTCCTTGTAGAATCCTTACCTCGTTCCTTGCAGAACCCTTACCTCGTTCATGAAGAACCATGTCGTAATATCGTTTAAGAAGACCTACAGGTGGGTGTCTACCATAAAccttaaaatgaagaaaaaaaaaatgaaaaaaatgaaaattaaactacGATTCATATTTTGGGGCAGTCCGGGATATATAGAAAAAACAAGATAATGATGTCAGTAATCaagataatattatttttaaattctattgtTCTGAGttaaaattgtagaaaataaCGTCGCGTCAGTTTGTGAATGCACTTGACAATCAACGTTTCTTCTtacgtttttaaaaatattacccagaattcGATAGTTTTTGAAATAGCAAATTCAGGGGTAATCGGTTTCCGagtcatttttctttaaaatctggGTGTTTTTAAGGTCGGGATTGGGGAATTCTTtattcgaatttcgggatgtcgggatttaaatttcttcaAATTCGGGACgacgggatttcatgttttaaggccgggatttcgggatcagggcccctcaGTCCCAACCCCCTTAGAATTCAATAGtggtatttgaaatttgaaaaaaataggcaggagaggagttttgagtaaaaaaaaaaaggcaggatgagacaattgccaaaaaaaaaaaaaaagtcaggataatttaggtaaaaaaaagtcaggataaactaaaaaaaaaaaaaaaaagcaggaccaaacagagtgaaaaatacaAATTCAGGACAGAGattaaagctaaaaaaaaatgcaggacaatttttcatcctagcccccccccccccataaaaatcaaatggtagctcccttattcaGTTTGCTTTATTCCCGCCAAAATCGTCCTTTAGGCACCGTCTTTTTACGTCGTCAATGCCCCTCAGTATTGTGATGTTACCATGGACCACAATCAACAAGATTTGTGTGTAAAAGCCATAAATGTGTGGCtttggcagcaagagggttaaggctggttttttttttaagttacaatGAGAtattggtgggttttttttggcaaagaaATGACATTGCGATGGCCTATCTTTGGTGATTTTTACataattagggagctaccatttgatttttatggggggctaggatgaaaaattttgtcctgcattttttttagctgtaatctgtcctgcctttttatttttcactctgttcggtcctgccttttttttttttttttagtttatcctgacttttttacctaaattgtcgtcctgacttttttttgtaagtgtgtcatcctgctttttttttttactcaaaactcctgtcctgcctatttttttcaaatttcatcctagcccgccccccccccccccctataaaaatcaaatggtagctcccttaggtcTCTCGAATATCGTTCTCattgttacatatatttttggccccctaatatttttatttttttttattttttaaaaataaataatgccgttagtcaggtctcgtttgcattgtttaacatagtcatttcggggtctttcatagccgactatgcggtatggtctttgttcattgttgaaggcctaacgGAGACCTAGAGTTGTTAATTTAGAACCgttgtcatttttggtctcttttcgagagttgtctcattggcaatcatgcatcttttttataatatctaatgtaattattaacaattcaatattttttggGAAGGAACCTTATCTCGGTTCTACATTTTTTACGCATTACCGTCAAACACGTAAAACCCTATCCAGCCCTCTTACGTGTACAGTGgttgtctgtttatgtagttcacgtgtttctcgtttttatatagattagacagttggttttgcAGTTTGACTGTTTTTACACTAGtttttgtggccttttatagcttgtgagcctatgctccgtgttgaaggccgtacctcgacatataatagtttacttttataaatttttacttgaattgatagagagttgtctgattggcactcaaaAGAATAACATTATACAGTGAAACCCGATTAGAGcgaaccctgaataaaccggaaaCCTGTCTAATCCAAACATTTTCTGaagaccaatcatatcacattttatgcattgtgaacctgatgAAACCGAATACCTGCCAAAACCGAACAACATCTCATGTCCCGAAAgggttcggtttagtcaggttttaCTGTAATGGGCAAATTAGGAATACATAAATGAACTTCCACCCAGACCCTCAAACACAAAAACCAGTAgataataatgattaaaataatatttaaattaccTGCGCAACTAAATAAAATACTAAAAGTATTAATGCAAGTCGAAGCATGGTTATTCTCTGGTATAACTATGCGTCTCTGGTATAACTATGTACTGTCCGAGAGTTTCAAAACTGCTGACCAAGTTGACTGTATATTCAAATCGGTTAATCAAGGCGCTATGACGAATCCTATTTAAAATAGTTATATCGCATTTTACAGGctaatttcaaaaattatatacatgtagtacaattACCGAACGAGaggcaaaaaataaatatatattgctgATGAAACATACAACATTTTGAAATCTTACCTTTAAAATCttagaaaacaagaaaaatggGATTTACATGAAAACACAACAATCTGCGAGTGTTCAGTAAAAGTGTGCACAAAATCGTTATCCCGATGTTCAATGAAAtgcaataaaagttatatttataattcaataattacattagatgtaggtttcattataatactttattctgattggctaactgcacatcacgtgttattccgtaagcagttgcattgctcaatacaacttttcattcatgataacacgtcgtccaacaataaagtgcacaggtgaattaaataaaaaaaatacataaaattcgtgttttcatgatcatagctaaaaaaataatgtaattataagtattgaatgcttctttttgtaactttatagggttgtaaaatcgttgaccgtgcgcacatttttagaataaagcgcttccgcgcttcatacaaaatgtacttcggtcaacgcttttacaccccaataaatttacaaaaagaagcattcaattcttaaatatatttgatgttttctCTTAGTAAATGATACATGCACACTTTGGCAGGTTTACTCTAATCATTTTCTGATGCTTTGACCATTCGtcctatgtaaaaaaaaaaggggggggcggtCTTCTTTTCTTGAGAAAAATTTGCGTCTCTTTAAAGTATACTcttgaaaataagaaatattgaaacaaaaaaagtGTTTGAACGAAAAATCCATGCCCCCTTCCATTTTCTAAACTACGGCAATTCTTATACTTACTGCTAACCGTCTTATCATATCGCTATcgtaatagaccactttcgagttcatccgtcaccggcaaaaactcgtcaattatgcacgcctttatgacgtcatttaccagatagagggggtcgcctgtatccctgcactatttacgttcatcaagcgtcttggtgatcgtctttgtgcaggataaactagaaataatggttgctctgtaggtacttactgacaattccctaatgacagcagtgttgattgtcaattttgaaaattcaatttgccgaataattcgtataatatagaattatagttttccaaccactcgctcaacattggaagggaagtgacgacgccccaaaacgcacaaatgacggtgataaaagcgcgtataattgacgagttttttccggtgacgaatgaactcgaaagtggtctattgaatgTACACAAGATATCcacaataatattcaaaataattacattagatgtaggTTTCATTATAATACTCTATTCTAATTGACTTTAATACTGCACATCACGTATTATTTCTTACGCAATTCCATTACTCAACAAAACTTtcgataacacgtggtcccacaataaagtgcacaggtgaattaaataatacaattataaaattcgtgttttcattatcatagccaagtaatgtaattataagaattgaatgcttctttttgtaacttcatagggttgtagagcgttgaccgtgcgcacattttcagaatgaagtTTCATATattgtacttcggtcaacgcttttacaccccaatgaagttacaaaaagaagcattcaatttttaaatattctaacTTAGTTAGTAGCAAACAATGTGTACAATTCGTTCATTTTTGCAACCGAGATGTAAATTTAAAACTGAACAATGTTCGActctaaaaagaaaaaacaaaaacaaaaaccaaatgtTAAGTTCAAAAACAGAAAATTCAACTTACGGATTCGACTGCTT
Protein-coding sequences here:
- the LOC143051737 gene encoding uncharacterized protein LOC143051737, with the translated sequence MLRLALILLVFYLVAQVYGRHPPVGLLKRYYDMVLHEREVDKCMGFPESFLDCAIVQGCENEACPKNMYCCSTDKCGNMCLCKRDPEHCNLFCHDGYILGANGCPECACRKKSQNEDTRRRGYYGRQVRRGYYGRQARREEKELESRFE